The segment AAGTACCAAATTGGCAAGAAGTTCCCAGTTACATGCACAGCACAGGGTAGCAGCAGAGATGGCAATTACTACTCCTACCCTAGGAATAGAAGCACAGAAAGTTTCCAGGTAGGCTGCAAGATTGCACAAGGGTCAGTAACACAACAGGGGAGTTTCAAGATGAACactttttgaaatgtattaGTTTTTGGAAAGCCTGTTTAAATTCTTCGTTAAAAGCTGTATAAATGACTGGATTGATCAATGAGTTTAAGTAACCTAACCATGTAAAAAAGTCCAGAAGGATGGGATGAAACCAACAAGCATCTTGGCAGATTGGTAGGACTAGGGACATGACAAAAAAAGGCAgccagcagaaaatgaaagctcCCAGAATAATGCCTAAAGTTTTGGtggctttcctttctcttgcagcagaaattcttttcctttccaggacACTATctgcaagttttattttaacatgattGATAAATATTGGGGATCCACCTGAATGGGAATGCCCTTCGTGAAGGCTAGCATTAATGGAGCAGAGGGAAGACCCAGCAGAGCCGGTGATCAGGTGTGCAGTAGTAAAACGTTTCCCATATAATGAGGGTGGCTTCAGAATCCTGGATCGAGCTGCTACATAAATTCTACCATACAGTATCAGGAGGAGCACAGTTGGGATGTAGAAAGCTCCACAAGTGGAATAAATTGTGTAGAAAATTTGATCTGTGTTCACAGTACACTTTGCAATTTCTTCATGAGCTTTCActtgtttccagaaaaatgGTGGCACAGAAATACTAATAGAGATCATCCAAACCACGGCAATCATGAGTGCTGCTCGGCCAGCGGTCCGGCGTTGGGCATATTCCAGAGCATCTGTGATAGCCCAGTATCTGTCCAGTGCAATAACACAGAGGTGTAGGATTGAGGCTGTGCAGCATGTGATGTCTGATGATAACCAGATATCACACAACACTTGGCCAAAGGCCCATGTGTGGGTGACAGTGTAAGCAATACTGATGGGCATTACTAGGACAGACACTAAAAGGTCAGTCACTGCCAAAGAGCCAATGAGGTAATTTGCAGGTGTGTGGAGCTTTCTAGTCAGAAAAATtgtaataacaacaaaaatgtttgcaaggATTGTTGCCAAAGTTATAACGGACAGAAGGACTGACAGTGAAATCTTCAGTCCTAATAGTGTCCTTTCATCCAAAGCCAGGGGCGTTTCAGTGAAATTTAATGACTTATTTGCTAAGCTCTGGAGAGAGAGCTCTGCTGAATGGTTATACTGAGTCATCCTCTGCTCTGATTTCACTTTTCACTTTCCAGTGTAATCTTTCTGGGACGATGAAGAAAGATGCTTACTTTTTTGCTAAAATAGAACTTTTCATACTAGAGtccaacactgaaaaaatatgaacttGTTGAAAACTTCAGCTTACACAGTAGATGAGGTACTCTCCTAAGCTAGATTTTCCATCACATCACATCAATGACATCATTGTTAAAGCAAAATGTTAATATAATCATCCAGACATGTTTCTGGTGTATGTCAATACAAGTGGTACTATAAGTGCTGGGAATTTAgatgttttttcattttcatcttgcAGGTGACTAAATCAttctttattgtcttttattcACACCTCCTTTCTGAACTAATCTGCAAAACTGATGCATAAATCAATACTGAAGAGTGAGaggctgaaaaagaaacatctggGCATGTAATTGATGCCCCTGTGCTTGGGACAAAGCTATCCTCAAGAgtattttcccttcctctctaa is part of the Balearica regulorum gibbericeps isolate bBalReg1 chromosome 22, bBalReg1.pri, whole genome shotgun sequence genome and harbors:
- the HTR1D gene encoding 5-hydroxytryptamine receptor 1D; protein product: MTQYNHSAELSLQSLANKSLNFTETPLALDERTLLGLKISLSVLLSVITLATILANIFVVITIFLTRKLHTPANYLIGSLAVTDLLVSVLVMPISIAYTVTHTWAFGQVLCDIWLSSDITCCTASILHLCVIALDRYWAITDALEYAQRRTAGRAALMIAVVWMISISISVPPFFWKQVKAHEEIAKCTVNTDQIFYTIYSTCGAFYIPTVLLLILYGRIYVAARSRILKPPSLYGKRFTTAHLITGSAGSSLCSINASLHEGHSHSGGSPIFINHVKIKLADSVLERKRISAARERKATKTLGIILGAFIFCWLPFFVMSLVLPICQDACWFHPILLDFFTWLGYLNSLINPVIYTAFNEEFKQAFQKLIHFKKCSS